A genomic region of Limnohabitans curvus contains the following coding sequences:
- a CDS encoding cupin domain-containing protein has translation MSTAVSKTIAYESNTDFSHVKPEDTQFLPGGLRDFFVYRDLGVAAATRGKVIAHIAKANMPPDNGTGWHYHVAEFQIVIMLKGWARFMYGETPTLVSAGDCVHQRPGIIHYLFDYSPDMEYLEIVGPADFESIPVEGPCAVPQITPWVK, from the coding sequence CGAGAGCAACACCGACTTCTCTCACGTCAAACCCGAAGATACCCAGTTTTTACCCGGTGGCTTGCGCGACTTCTTTGTGTATCGCGACCTCGGCGTCGCCGCTGCCACACGCGGCAAGGTGATTGCACACATCGCCAAAGCCAATATGCCACCCGACAACGGCACAGGCTGGCACTATCACGTGGCAGAGTTTCAGATCGTCATCATGCTCAAAGGCTGGGCGCGGTTTATGTACGGCGAAACACCCACGCTGGTGTCGGCGGGCGACTGCGTACATCAGCGCCCGGGCATCATCCATTACTTGTTCGACTACTCGCCTGACATGGAGTATTTGGAAATTGTGGGCCCTGCAGACTTTGAGTCCATCCCTGTCGAAGGGCCGTGTGCGGTACCTCAGATCACACCTTGGGTGAAGTAA
- a CDS encoding outer envelope protein: MKKKIALVALAVAAVGVQAAEWSDTSISLRHGTNFSEPYDSNNAITKNIIGLTHASGYTYGTNFFNVDLLLSNEKDPAFKDGKTGAHEVYAVYRNTVDFEKVTGKSFKTTGVRGLGFTGGFDFNTKTDTGYNSKKEMLVLGPTVMVDVPAGFLNVSLLQLWESNAPSGWSYLNSAYYGVERYHYDAHPMLSASWAIPFNVASLPLSFEGFANYIAPKGKNEFGGDTAAETNIDMQVMYDMSGAVGSKAKTFKVGVEYQYWKNKFGNPTTATVVSGSQAGQGATARTPMVRAEYHF, encoded by the coding sequence ATGAAAAAGAAAATTGCTCTCGTTGCATTAGCTGTTGCTGCAGTTGGCGTGCAAGCTGCTGAGTGGAGCGATACGTCTATTAGCTTGCGTCATGGTACAAATTTTTCTGAACCATACGATTCAAACAATGCGATTACAAAAAATATCATTGGTTTGACTCACGCTAGCGGCTATACCTATGGCACTAACTTTTTCAATGTCGACCTTTTGTTGTCTAACGAAAAAGACCCAGCTTTTAAAGATGGAAAAACAGGTGCTCACGAAGTTTATGCGGTGTATCGCAATACAGTTGACTTTGAAAAAGTAACTGGAAAGTCTTTCAAGACAACAGGCGTTCGTGGCCTAGGTTTTACAGGTGGCTTTGACTTCAATACAAAAACTGATACTGGCTACAACTCTAAAAAAGAGATGTTAGTTCTTGGCCCAACAGTGATGGTTGATGTGCCTGCTGGTTTCTTGAATGTGAGTCTGTTGCAATTGTGGGAAAGCAATGCACCTTCTGGCTGGAGTTACCTCAATAGTGCTTATTACGGCGTTGAGCGCTACCACTATGACGCACATCCAATGTTGAGCGCATCTTGGGCTATCCCCTTTAACGTTGCCTCGTTACCTTTGTCATTTGAAGGTTTTGCAAACTACATTGCACCTAAAGGTAAAAATGAATTTGGTGGCGATACAGCTGCTGAAACCAATATTGACATGCAAGTTATGTATGACATGAGCGGCGCAGTTGGTTCTAAAGCTAAAACTTTTAAAGTTGGCGTTGAGTACCAATATTGGAAAAATAAATTTGGTAACCCAACTACTGCAACAGTCGTCTCAGGCAGCCAAGCTGGTCAAGGCGCTACTGCTCGTACCCCAATGGTCCGCGCCGAATACCACTTCTAA
- a CDS encoding BMP family ABC transporter substrate-binding protein, translating to MTNLLKRRWLQAAALTAVSAAVLVGCGKKEEAKPADAPAAAAKAEPLKIAFAYVGPVGDGGWTFAHDNARKALEKEFGDKIQTSFVENVPESADAERVIRDMVGQGNKLIFGTTFGYMEPMLKVAADTKDVKFEHATGYKQADNMRTYDSRTYEGAYMAGVIAGKMTKSNTLGVVASIPIPEVIRNINSFTLGAQSSNPKVKTKVVWVNEWFNPPKETEAATSLINGGADILFQNTDSPAVLKTAQDKGKRAFGWDSDMTAYGPKAHLASAVINWTPYYINATRAALEGKWTGGAHTWSGVKDGAIDIVSIADDVPADTKAKVAEVKAGLKDGSFAIWKGPLVDNTGKEVLKKDEVADDKLLSGINFYVKGVEGKVPGAK from the coding sequence ATGACTAATTTGTTGAAACGTCGTTGGTTGCAAGCCGCAGCCTTGACCGCAGTCTCTGCGGCTGTGTTGGTGGGTTGCGGTAAAAAAGAAGAAGCCAAGCCTGCGGATGCGCCTGCTGCCGCAGCCAAGGCCGAGCCTTTGAAAATTGCATTCGCCTACGTTGGCCCTGTGGGCGACGGTGGTTGGACATTCGCCCATGACAACGCACGCAAGGCGTTGGAAAAAGAATTCGGCGACAAAATTCAAACCTCATTCGTTGAAAACGTGCCTGAATCGGCTGATGCTGAACGCGTGATTCGCGACATGGTGGGCCAAGGCAACAAGCTGATTTTCGGCACCACCTTTGGTTACATGGAGCCCATGCTCAAAGTGGCCGCCGACACCAAAGACGTCAAGTTTGAACATGCCACCGGCTACAAACAAGCCGACAACATGCGCACCTACGACAGCCGCACCTACGAAGGCGCGTACATGGCTGGCGTCATTGCAGGCAAGATGACCAAGAGCAACACCTTGGGCGTTGTCGCTTCAATCCCAATCCCTGAAGTCATCCGCAACATCAACAGCTTCACCTTGGGCGCTCAGTCCAGCAACCCCAAAGTCAAAACCAAAGTGGTGTGGGTCAACGAGTGGTTCAACCCACCGAAAGAAACCGAAGCCGCCACATCGCTCATCAATGGCGGTGCTGACATCTTGTTCCAAAACACCGATTCACCTGCTGTGCTGAAGACAGCCCAAGACAAAGGCAAGCGCGCTTTTGGTTGGGACTCAGACATGACCGCCTACGGCCCCAAAGCTCACTTGGCATCTGCTGTCATCAACTGGACGCCTTACTACATCAACGCCACCCGCGCAGCCTTGGAAGGCAAGTGGACCGGCGGTGCACACACATGGTCTGGCGTGAAAGACGGTGCGATCGACATCGTGTCCATCGCTGACGATGTGCCCGCCGACACCAAAGCCAAAGTGGCCGAAGTCAAAGCAGGTTTGAAAGACGGCAGCTTCGCCATCTGGAAAGGCCCCTTGGTCGACAACACGGGCAAAGAAGTGTTGAAGAAAGACGAAGTCGCTGACGACAAGCTCTTGAGCGGCATTAACTTCTACGTCAAAGGCGTGGAAGGCAAAGTGCCGGGCGCTAAGTAA